A section of the Flavobacterium sp. CG_23.5 genome encodes:
- a CDS encoding carboxypeptidase-like regulatory domain-containing protein produces MKNKIAILVLCLFCQFCLGQVLTRKTVHGRIVNDSIKLENVVVFNVNSKTGILIGSNGFFSILAKVNDTLVFSSLTFKSKKIVLTEREISAPILRVKLDAFTNLLGEVIVPPKKIIKPVSANTQAIVDKQYFDDEKSSPKNRTMLSDGTIENGTNFVRLYKDVIKILRKNNPEIIDFTQNKSFTEVALKRIGYDFFSTTLQLNDDEIRLFLIFCENDPKSKMLLKPENEFQLMDFLVTKNKEYKKITAFEN; encoded by the coding sequence ATGAAAAATAAAATAGCAATCCTAGTTTTGTGTTTATTTTGTCAATTTTGTTTGGGTCAGGTATTGACAAGAAAAACGGTTCATGGTCGGATCGTAAATGATTCTATTAAGTTAGAAAATGTCGTTGTTTTTAATGTAAATTCAAAAACAGGAATTCTTATTGGTTCGAATGGGTTTTTTAGTATTTTGGCAAAAGTCAATGACACCTTGGTTTTTTCGAGTTTAACATTCAAATCGAAAAAAATTGTTCTTACTGAACGAGAAATTTCGGCGCCCATTTTAAGAGTGAAATTGGATGCTTTTACAAATCTATTGGGCGAAGTGATTGTGCCTCCAAAAAAAATCATAAAACCAGTAAGCGCAAACACGCAGGCAATTGTTGACAAGCAATATTTTGATGATGAAAAGTCTTCGCCAAAGAATAGAACAATGCTTTCCGATGGAACAATAGAAAACGGAACAAACTTTGTACGCCTTTATAAAGATGTTATAAAAATACTAAGAAAAAACAATCCGGAGATAATAGATTTTACTCAAAATAAAAGTTTTACCGAAGTTGCTTTGAAAAGAATTGGGTATGATTTTTTTTCCACTACATTGCAATTAAATGATGATGAAATTAGACTTTTTCTTATTTTTTGTGAGAACGATCCCAAATCTAAAATGCTTCTTAAACCTGAAAATGAATTTCAATTGATGGATTTCTTGGTTACTAAAAATAAGGAATATAAAAAAATTACCGCTTTTGAAAACTAA
- a CDS encoding DUF6702 family protein: MKKTILFAFLGILFLTTSAFNFHKFYMGIYQVNYAPEKKMLQITSRIFLDDLNKALEKKNKKKLYLGTEKETAEEVVLLKKYLAENFSIKVNGQSKPMTFLSKELDGDVLVCYSNITGISKINSLGISNSLLMDWNSEQQNITHVTVFGTKKSILFTDSSRSGMLKY; this comes from the coding sequence ATGAAAAAAACAATCTTGTTTGCCTTTTTAGGAATTTTATTTCTAACAACATCAGCTTTTAATTTCCATAAATTCTATATGGGAATATATCAGGTAAATTATGCGCCCGAAAAGAAAATGTTGCAAATTACCTCCCGCATTTTTTTGGATGATTTAAACAAAGCACTTGAAAAAAAGAACAAGAAGAAGCTCTATTTAGGAACTGAAAAAGAAACAGCTGAAGAGGTCGTCTTGTTGAAAAAATATCTTGCAGAAAATTTTTCCATTAAAGTAAACGGGCAATCCAAACCTATGACTTTTTTGAGTAAAGAGTTGGACGGCGATGTGCTTGTATGTTATTCCAATATCACTGGAATTTCCAAAATTAATTCTCTAGGTATTTCTAATTCCCTTTTGATGGATTGGAACTCAGAACAACAAAATATTACACATGTCACGGTGTTTGGTACAAAAAAGAGCATACTCTTTACTGATTCTTCCAGATCTGGAATGTTAAAGTATTAA
- a CDS encoding M1 family metallopeptidase has protein sequence MKKLSLLFFLPAIIFAQEKTPAVTPKQTGKYDTNKFSQMYDLLATPNMFRTASGAPGPAYYQQQADYKIDVELDDKNAKLSGSETVTYYNNSPDSLEYLWVQLDQNQAAKNSQSPLAESQKIEQVLPAEKFANQYLKQGMDRGFNIEYVKDAKGNPLSYTINQTMMRINLVTPMKPGEKFVFSTKWWYNINNYIQDGGRSGYEPFEKEGNKLYVIAQFYPRMAVYNDVEGWQNMQFWGGGEFALPFGNFDVNITVPADHIMDATGELMNRSEVFTPEQVKRYQLAQKSFDKPVVIVTQAEAEANEKGFSNKKKTWKFSAKNVRDFGIATSRKFIYDAMAVQLSNKVVMAESVYPKEANPLWGETSTRTVAHTLKSYSSHTFDYPYPKAVSVSAEDQGMEYPMICWNFGRPDENGVTSEQTKNGMIGVVVHEVGHNFFPMIVNSDERQWTWMDEGLNSFMEFMAEQELGTNFPSRRGPPKNIVPYMSGDQKMLEPIMSNSESIIQFGNNAYGKPATGLNILRETIMGRELFDHAFKVYANRWKFKHPTPEDFFRTMEDASAVDLDWFFRGWFYSTDFVDIGINEVKQYYVTETPTAELKEVKVRKGRFGLDKGPFVYLVSDTSKELNSSSKKPMKVEEVKLLSEYVDQKLTAEEKANLKTPKYFYEVEFNKPGGMLMPIIVEITYDDDTKETFKYPAQIWRKSNDTAKKVYATQKAIKKIQVDPKLETADIDVTNNTWPKTEVKSKFD, from the coding sequence ATGAAAAAATTATCTTTATTGTTTTTTCTTCCGGCAATTATATTTGCACAAGAAAAAACTCCTGCAGTAACACCAAAACAAACAGGAAAATACGACACCAATAAATTTAGCCAGATGTACGATTTATTAGCAACGCCTAATATGTTTCGCACGGCATCTGGAGCTCCAGGACCCGCTTATTATCAGCAACAAGCAGACTATAAAATAGATGTGGAATTGGACGATAAAAACGCAAAATTGAGTGGTTCTGAAACTGTGACGTACTATAACAATTCTCCCGATAGTTTAGAGTACTTATGGGTGCAATTAGATCAAAATCAGGCAGCTAAAAATTCTCAGTCGCCATTAGCAGAAAGTCAAAAAATAGAACAAGTATTGCCTGCGGAAAAATTCGCAAATCAGTATTTGAAACAAGGAATGGATCGTGGATTTAACATTGAATATGTAAAAGATGCCAAAGGCAATCCTTTATCCTATACCATCAACCAAACCATGATGCGTATCAATCTGGTTACTCCTATGAAACCAGGTGAAAAGTTTGTTTTTTCTACAAAATGGTGGTACAACATTAATAATTACATACAGGATGGAGGTCGCTCTGGTTATGAGCCTTTTGAAAAGGAAGGAAACAAATTGTACGTAATCGCGCAGTTTTATCCAAGAATGGCGGTTTATAATGATGTTGAAGGTTGGCAAAATATGCAATTTTGGGGAGGTGGAGAATTTGCTTTGCCTTTTGGAAATTTTGATGTGAACATCACCGTTCCGGCGGATCATATTATGGATGCGACAGGAGAACTAATGAATAGAAGCGAAGTGTTTACACCTGAGCAAGTAAAAAGATACCAGTTAGCGCAAAAATCATTTGATAAACCGGTTGTAATTGTAACTCAAGCGGAGGCTGAAGCCAATGAGAAAGGTTTTTCTAATAAGAAAAAAACATGGAAATTTAGCGCTAAAAACGTGAGAGATTTTGGTATTGCTACCTCAAGAAAGTTTATCTATGATGCAATGGCAGTGCAGTTGTCTAATAAAGTGGTGATGGCAGAATCAGTGTATCCTAAAGAGGCTAATCCGCTTTGGGGAGAAACGTCTACCAGAACCGTTGCTCATACTTTGAAAAGTTATTCGTCTCACACATTTGATTATCCTTATCCAAAAGCCGTATCAGTATCGGCAGAAGATCAAGGAATGGAATATCCTATGATTTGTTGGAATTTTGGTCGTCCAGATGAAAATGGAGTGACTAGTGAACAAACGAAAAACGGAATGATTGGAGTGGTTGTTCATGAAGTAGGGCATAACTTTTTTCCTATGATTGTCAATTCTGATGAACGTCAATGGACTTGGATGGATGAAGGATTGAACTCATTTATGGAATTTATGGCGGAGCAGGAATTAGGTACAAATTTCCCATCAAGACGTGGTCCTCCAAAAAACATTGTACCATACATGAGCGGTGATCAAAAAATGTTGGAGCCTATTATGTCAAACTCTGAAAGTATTATTCAGTTTGGGAACAATGCTTATGGAAAGCCAGCTACTGGACTAAATATTCTTAGAGAAACAATTATGGGTAGAGAATTGTTTGATCATGCATTTAAAGTGTATGCCAACCGATGGAAATTCAAACACCCTACTCCTGAAGATTTTTTTAGAACCATGGAAGATGCTTCGGCTGTAGATTTAGACTGGTTCTTTAGAGGTTGGTTTTACTCTACTGATTTTGTTGACATTGGAATAAATGAAGTAAAACAATATTATGTTACTGAAACGCCAACTGCGGAATTGAAAGAGGTTAAGGTAAGAAAAGGACGTTTTGGTTTAGATAAAGGACCATTTGTATATCTAGTTTCAGACACAAGTAAAGAATTAAATTCCTCTTCAAAGAAACCAATGAAAGTTGAAGAAGTAAAATTATTATCAGAATATGTGGATCAAAAATTGACAGCCGAAGAAAAAGCAAACCTAAAAACACCGAAATATTTCTACGAAGTAGAATTTAATAAACCGGGAGGAATGCTAATGCCTATTATCGTTGAAATTACATATGACGATGATACAAAGGAGACTTTCAAATATCCAGCACAAATTTGGAGAAAAAGCAACGATACGGCTAAGAAAGTCTATGCAACTCAAAAAGCAATCAAGAAGATTCAGGTTGACCCAAAATTGGAAACAGCTGATATTGATGTGACCAATAATACTTGGCCAAAAACAGAAGTAAAATCTAAATTTGATTAA
- a CDS encoding twin-arginine translocase TatA/TatE family subunit — protein MFGIGGGELIFIMFIVLMLFGSDKVPEIARTMGKAMAQLKNATNDIKSEIQKGAEANGFDAKSLTDITGNINSEINKAKENMLGETASQIEKTKEAIGDITGPIKRQM, from the coding sequence ATGTTTGGCATCGGGGGAGGAGAATTAATTTTTATCATGTTCATTGTACTCATGCTTTTTGGTTCTGATAAAGTGCCTGAAATAGCACGTACTATGGGCAAAGCAATGGCTCAGTTGAAAAATGCAACGAATGACATAAAAAGCGAAATTCAAAAAGGAGCTGAGGCTAACGGATTTGATGCTAAATCATTGACGGATATTACAGGAAATATCAATTCAGAAATCAACAAAGCTAAGGAGAATATGCTAGGAGAAACAGCATCCCAAATTGAAAAAACAAAAGAGGCAATTGGCGATATTACAGGTCCAATAAAACGCCAAATGTAA
- a CDS encoding phosphatase PAP2 family protein: protein MLEKLLSLDTELFIYLNGLGSLTFDPLWLMITKQLNWLPFFLLLAYLIFKKLGTKQSLILLLFVAVLITFTDQTTNLFKNGFHRLRPCNNPDINTFIRVVKKSYSFSFFSGHAANTMAVATFLYFNFRTKIKYFGFLFLWPLIFAYSRIYLGLHYPIDILTGYFFGFIFGFMMFNIYGLVQQKYFPQSK from the coding sequence ATGTTGGAAAAACTACTCTCTCTTGACACGGAATTATTTATCTATTTGAATGGTTTAGGTTCTTTAACATTTGACCCGCTTTGGTTAATGATTACCAAACAACTCAATTGGTTGCCATTTTTTTTACTTTTGGCTTATTTAATTTTTAAAAAGTTAGGAACAAAACAAAGCTTGATTTTACTTTTGTTTGTGGCTGTTTTAATAACTTTTACAGACCAAACGACCAATTTATTCAAAAACGGATTTCACCGATTGCGGCCTTGTAATAATCCAGATATAAACACTTTTATTCGAGTAGTAAAAAAGAGCTATTCCTTTAGTTTTTTCTCCGGTCACGCCGCTAATACAATGGCTGTAGCTACTTTTTTATATTTTAATTTTAGGACTAAAATTAAATACTTCGGTTTTCTTTTCTTATGGCCGTTAATATTTGCTTACAGTAGGATATACTTAGGATTACATTACCCAATAGATATTCTTACGGGGTACTTTTTCGGATTTATTTTCGGATTTATGATGTTCAATATCTATGGACTTGTACAGCAAAAATATTTTCCACAGTCAAAATAA
- a CDS encoding O-methyltransferase, with protein sequence MHFISQELEDYIEQHSQKEPELLAALNKETYQKILLPRMLSGHFQGRVLSMLAKLIRPVNILEIGTYTGYSALCLCEGMQENGQLHTIDIKEELVDFQRKHFDKSPWGKQIVQHLGEAIDIITTLDLKFDLVFIDADKENYLNYFELILPKMNKGGIILSDNVLWSGKVLEPLQPNDLSTKIIMEYNDLLKNDRRVETVLLPIRDGLTVSRVL encoded by the coding sequence ATGCATTTCATTTCTCAAGAATTAGAAGATTATATCGAACAACATTCACAAAAAGAGCCTGAATTATTAGCCGCGTTAAACAAAGAAACCTATCAAAAAATTCTGCTGCCTCGTATGTTGAGCGGACATTTTCAAGGTCGCGTTTTAAGCATGTTGGCTAAATTGATTCGGCCAGTAAATATTCTTGAAATTGGCACTTACACGGGTTATTCGGCACTGTGTTTGTGCGAGGGAATGCAGGAAAACGGTCAACTTCATACGATTGACATCAAGGAAGAATTGGTGGATTTTCAGAGAAAACATTTTGACAAATCGCCTTGGGGAAAGCAAATTGTACAACATCTTGGAGAAGCGATTGATATTATTACAACACTTGACTTAAAATTTGATTTGGTTTTTATTGATGCCGATAAAGAAAATTACCTCAATTATTTTGAACTGATTCTTCCAAAAATGAATAAGGGCGGGATTATTTTATCCGATAATGTTTTGTGGAGTGGAAAGGTTCTGGAGCCTTTACAACCCAATGACCTGAGCACCAAAATAATAATGGAATACAATGACTTATTAAAAAACGATCGTAGAGTAGAAACCGTTTTGCTACCTATTCGTGATGGATTGACGGTGAGCAGGGTGCTTTAA
- the rlmN gene encoding 23S rRNA (adenine(2503)-C(2))-methyltransferase RlmN, with protein MQIEKKDIRALSKDQLRDFFVTNGDKAFRGNQVYEWLWSKGAHSFEDMTNVSKETRNMLETNFVINHIKVDTMQRSEDGTVKNAVRLHDGLVVESVLIPTNTRTTACVSSQVGCSLDCNFCATARLKRMRNLEPAEIYDQVIAIDKESRLYYNHPLSNIVFMGMGEPLMNYNNVLKAIEMITSPEGLGMSPKRIMVSTSGVPKMIKKLADDDVKFKLAVSLHSAIDEIRSRIMPFSENFPLADLRESLEYWYRKTKSKISYEYVVWKDINDNKASIDALVKFCKYVPCKVNLIEYNPIDDGEFQQASEESINEYIKALESNGIVVKVRRSRGKDIDAACGQLANKEA; from the coding sequence ATGCAAATCGAGAAAAAAGACATACGAGCCTTATCCAAAGACCAATTACGAGATTTTTTTGTTACCAATGGCGATAAAGCCTTTCGTGGAAATCAAGTTTATGAATGGTTGTGGAGCAAAGGCGCACATAGTTTTGAAGACATGACGAATGTTTCTAAAGAAACAAGAAATATGCTTGAAACCAACTTTGTTATCAATCATATCAAAGTGGATACCATGCAGCGCAGTGAAGATGGAACGGTGAAAAATGCGGTTCGTTTGCACGATGGTCTAGTGGTAGAATCAGTTTTAATCCCGACAAATACCAGAACAACTGCTTGTGTTTCCAGCCAAGTTGGTTGTAGTTTAGATTGTAACTTTTGCGCCACAGCGCGATTAAAAAGAATGCGAAACCTGGAACCCGCAGAAATTTACGATCAGGTAATTGCGATAGACAAAGAAAGTCGGTTGTATTACAACCATCCGCTATCAAATATTGTTTTCATGGGAATGGGCGAACCGCTGATGAATTACAACAATGTTTTGAAAGCGATTGAAATGATAACCTCGCCGGAAGGTTTAGGGATGTCACCAAAACGTATTATGGTTTCTACTTCAGGAGTGCCAAAAATGATTAAAAAACTCGCTGATGACGACGTGAAATTTAAATTGGCTGTTTCGCTACATTCTGCGATCGATGAAATTCGTTCTCGAATCATGCCTTTCAGTGAGAATTTCCCTTTGGCGGATTTACGGGAATCTTTGGAATATTGGTACAGAAAAACTAAAAGTAAAATTTCCTACGAATATGTTGTTTGGAAAGATATTAATGACAATAAAGCTTCTATAGATGCTCTTGTGAAATTCTGTAAATATGTTCCTTGCAAAGTAAATTTGATAGAATACAATCCTATTGATGATGGTGAATTTCAACAAGCCTCCGAAGAATCAATAAATGAATATATTAAAGCTCTTGAATCGAATGGGATTGTTGTAAAAGTGAGACGAAGTCGCGGAAAAGATATTGATGCCGCCTGTGGTCAACTGGCAAATAAAGAAGCATAA
- a CDS encoding polyprenyl synthetase family protein, translating into MNVTSKIKQPIFDEMELFEKKFYESMTSQVALLNRITYYIVNRKGKQMRPMFVFLTSKMVSGGIVNERTYRGACVIELIHTATLVHDDVVDDSNRRRGFFSINALWKNKIAVLVGDYLLSKGLLLSIDNGDFDLLRIISVAVREMSEGELLQIEKARRLDITEDVYYEIIRKKTATLIAACCALGAKSVIEDEVQVENMRKFGELIGMAFQIKDDLFDYTDEAIGKPTGIDIKEQKMTLPLIHVLNTCTPKEKSWLINSIKNHNKDKKRVKEVIAFVKNNNGLLYAENKMVEFQQEALLLLDNYPNSEFKDALILMVNYVIERKK; encoded by the coding sequence ATGAATGTCACTTCTAAAATAAAACAGCCCATTTTTGATGAGATGGAACTTTTTGAAAAAAAGTTCTATGAATCAATGACTTCACAAGTGGCTTTGCTTAACAGAATCACTTATTATATTGTCAATAGAAAAGGGAAACAAATGCGTCCTATGTTTGTTTTTCTAACTTCTAAAATGGTCTCCGGCGGGATTGTAAACGAGCGAACCTATCGAGGCGCTTGCGTTATAGAACTGATTCATACCGCAACATTGGTTCATGATGATGTTGTGGATGACAGCAATCGCAGAAGGGGTTTTTTCTCCATCAATGCACTTTGGAAAAACAAAATTGCAGTACTTGTTGGCGATTATTTATTGTCAAAAGGCTTATTGCTTTCTATCGATAATGGCGATTTTGATTTGCTTCGAATTATTTCGGTCGCTGTACGCGAAATGAGCGAAGGCGAATTACTTCAAATAGAAAAAGCCCGAAGACTAGATATCACAGAAGATGTTTATTACGAAATCATTCGAAAGAAGACAGCGACACTTATTGCTGCCTGTTGTGCTCTTGGTGCAAAATCAGTTATTGAAGATGAAGTTCAGGTAGAGAACATGCGAAAATTTGGTGAGCTCATCGGAATGGCTTTTCAAATAAAAGATGATTTATTCGATTATACGGATGAAGCCATTGGAAAACCAACAGGAATTGACATCAAAGAACAAAAAATGACTTTGCCACTTATCCACGTTTTGAATACTTGTACCCCAAAAGAAAAAAGCTGGTTAATCAATTCCATAAAAAACCACAATAAAGACAAAAAACGAGTTAAAGAAGTTATTGCATTCGTAAAGAATAATAATGGATTGCTTTATGCCGAAAATAAGATGGTCGAATTTCAGCAAGAGGCACTTTTACTTTTGGATAATTATCCTAATTCTGAGTTCAAAGATGCGCTGATTCTGATGGTTAATTATGTAATTGAAAGAAAAAAATAA
- a CDS encoding RNA polymerase sigma factor gives MKVINLHQQENEIIQLAVESNRQAQQKIYSQFSPKMLSVCRQYIKDIHQAEDIMITAFMKVFVNLKNFQHNGSFEGWIRRIMVNECISFIRVQKKIKYIEDEDFFEESFNDIESQFSLDDIQFLIDNLPDGYKLVFNLYAIEGYKHHEIAIMLGINEGTSKSQLSHARKMLQRQINKLKNNSNGTE, from the coding sequence ATGAAAGTAATCAACTTACATCAACAGGAAAATGAAATAATCCAGTTAGCGGTGGAAAGTAATCGGCAGGCGCAACAGAAGATTTATTCGCAGTTTTCTCCAAAAATGTTGAGTGTTTGCCGCCAATACATTAAAGACATTCATCAAGCAGAAGATATTATGATTACGGCTTTTATGAAAGTGTTTGTCAATCTGAAAAATTTTCAACACAATGGAAGTTTCGAAGGTTGGATTAGAAGAATTATGGTGAATGAATGCATTTCTTTCATTAGAGTGCAAAAAAAGATAAAATATATCGAGGATGAAGACTTTTTCGAGGAAAGTTTTAATGATATCGAAAGTCAATTTTCATTAGATGATATTCAGTTTTTGATTGATAATTTGCCGGATGGTTATAAATTGGTTTTCAATTTATATGCAATCGAAGGGTATAAACATCATGAAATTGCAATTATGTTAGGGATTAATGAAGGAACGTCAAAATCGCAATTATCGCATGCCAGAAAGATGCTGCAAAGACAGATCAACAAGTTAAAAAATAACAGTAATGGAACCGAATAA
- the dnaG gene encoding DNA primase produces MISKATIDTVFETARVEEVIGDFVQLKRAGSNFKGLSPFSEERSPSFMVSPAKGIWKDFSSGKGGNSVAFLMEHSQFTYPEAIRYLAKKYNIEIEETEQTDEEKANTDVRESMYLVSEFAKTYFHNTLLNSEEGKAIGYSYFKERGFTNETIKKFGLGYSPETWDAFTKEALGNGYKMEFLESTGLTIAREDRPFDRFKGRVMFPIQSMSGRNLGFGGRILTNDKKAAKYLNSPDSDIYHKSKVLYGIYQAKQSIAKLNNCYLVEGYTDVIQFHQAGIENVVASSGTALTPDQIRLINRLTKNITVLFDGDAAGLRASIRGIDLILEEGMNVKVCTFPDGEDPDSFAKKTSYDDLVAYLENNAKDFIQFKASLLMNEAKNDPIKKADLIRDMIVSISKIPDRIQREIYIQECSRIMDISEQVLVSTLAQLVQKDISEVGKKKIQEYKALEIVKTENPTDVEKVDVLYRLERKIIEILLLYGNKTEEFEDAFLKTNAEGEIENVIEKKEYKVYQRIYLSLQEDEVELANPLFRDIFNDIINFYHQNENFSLEKYLMHLQPDFAQEVTDILMEDERIVLHNWEGQNIFPKSKSESISQNVSETILTLRWFLVGKIIEELKSSLSSEPGSDNTEPLSLTMDYNTLIHSFSKKLGRVMSRYY; encoded by the coding sequence TTGATTTCAAAAGCCACTATAGATACTGTTTTCGAAACTGCTCGAGTAGAGGAGGTTATCGGTGATTTTGTACAATTGAAACGTGCGGGAAGCAACTTCAAGGGATTAAGCCCTTTTTCTGAAGAGCGCTCGCCATCGTTTATGGTTTCTCCCGCTAAGGGAATTTGGAAGGATTTCAGTTCTGGTAAAGGAGGTAATTCAGTGGCTTTCTTGATGGAACACTCGCAATTTACATATCCGGAAGCCATTAGATATTTAGCCAAAAAGTATAATATCGAAATTGAAGAAACAGAGCAGACAGATGAAGAGAAAGCCAATACTGATGTGAGAGAAAGTATGTATTTGGTTTCTGAGTTTGCAAAAACGTATTTCCATAATACCCTTTTAAACTCGGAGGAAGGGAAAGCTATAGGTTATTCTTATTTCAAAGAACGAGGTTTTACTAATGAAACGATAAAGAAGTTTGGTTTGGGTTATTCTCCTGAAACTTGGGATGCTTTTACAAAAGAAGCATTAGGAAATGGATATAAAATGGAATTTCTTGAAAGTACCGGTTTAACAATAGCCAGAGAAGACCGGCCATTTGACCGCTTTAAAGGACGGGTGATGTTTCCTATACAAAGTATGTCCGGAAGGAATCTAGGTTTTGGAGGTCGTATCCTTACTAATGATAAGAAAGCGGCAAAATACCTGAATTCTCCCGACAGTGATATTTACCATAAAAGCAAAGTGTTGTACGGTATTTATCAGGCCAAACAGTCTATTGCTAAACTCAATAATTGTTATTTGGTCGAAGGATATACGGATGTGATTCAGTTCCATCAAGCGGGAATTGAGAATGTAGTAGCTTCTTCTGGAACCGCATTGACACCTGATCAAATAAGATTAATAAACAGACTTACAAAAAATATTACTGTTCTTTTTGATGGTGATGCTGCTGGATTACGCGCTTCTATTCGTGGAATCGATTTGATTCTCGAGGAAGGAATGAATGTAAAAGTATGTACTTTTCCTGATGGTGAAGATCCAGATAGTTTTGCTAAGAAAACGTCTTACGACGATTTGGTGGCTTATCTCGAAAATAATGCAAAAGATTTTATTCAGTTTAAAGCTTCACTTTTGATGAATGAAGCCAAGAATGATCCTATTAAAAAAGCAGATTTGATTCGGGATATGATCGTGAGTATTTCTAAAATTCCGGATAGAATTCAGAGGGAAATCTATATTCAGGAATGTTCCAGAATCATGGATATTTCAGAACAGGTTTTGGTAAGCACTTTGGCACAATTAGTTCAAAAAGATATTTCTGAGGTTGGTAAAAAGAAAATTCAAGAATATAAAGCACTAGAAATTGTAAAAACAGAAAATCCTACAGATGTAGAAAAAGTTGATGTTTTATATCGTTTGGAAAGAAAAATTATTGAAATTCTATTGTTGTACGGAAATAAAACAGAAGAATTTGAAGACGCATTTTTGAAAACAAATGCAGAAGGTGAAATCGAAAATGTTATAGAAAAGAAAGAATACAAAGTATATCAAAGGATCTATTTAAGCTTGCAGGAAGATGAGGTTGAGCTTGCAAATCCTTTATTTAGAGATATATTTAACGATATAATTAACTTTTACCATCAAAACGAAAATTTCAGTTTAGAGAAATACTTAATGCATTTACAACCGGATTTTGCACAGGAAGTTACTGATATTTTAATGGAAGATGAAAGAATAGTTTTGCATAACTGGGAAGGACAGAATATTTTTCCAAAGTCTAAAAGCGAATCTATAAGTCAAAATGTGTCCGAAACGATTCTAACATTACGATGGTTTCTTGTGGGCAAAATTATCGAAGAATTAAAAAGCTCTCTATCATCGGAACCTGGTTCAGATAATACAGAGCCTCTCTCTTTAACAATGGATTACAACACATTAATCCATTCGTTTTCCAAAAAATTAGGAAGAGTAATGTCTAGATATTACTAG
- a CDS encoding response regulator transcription factor, with product MIKVCVADNYPVVHFGVKSYFKDHAEISIVANVGNFLMVRDILLTKDIDVLIIDLELEGLSSIFEVKNVLKNFPKTKIIIFSGLSEQIYAPNAIKAGVSGFIHKKEKLETLGISIIKVHQGKIIMNETVKKNLALIAKQSKSERLYRKLSNREVEVLRYLSDGKKNHEIAEILGLNEKTISTYKLRLLTKLNVTNLVDLVNKAKTLEIV from the coding sequence ATGATTAAAGTATGTGTTGCCGACAATTATCCCGTAGTGCATTTTGGAGTAAAATCTTACTTTAAAGATCACGCAGAAATATCAATAGTTGCTAATGTAGGTAATTTTTTGATGGTTCGGGATATACTCCTTACTAAGGACATTGATGTATTAATAATAGACCTGGAATTGGAAGGTCTGTCGAGTATTTTTGAAGTTAAAAATGTCTTGAAAAACTTCCCTAAGACTAAGATTATTATTTTCAGTGGTCTTTCAGAACAAATTTATGCACCTAATGCTATTAAAGCCGGTGTTTCTGGATTTATTCACAAAAAAGAAAAACTAGAAACTTTAGGCATTTCGATTATTAAAGTCCACCAAGGTAAAATAATCATGAATGAAACGGTTAAGAAAAACCTAGCATTAATTGCAAAACAAAGTAAGAGCGAACGATTATATCGAAAGCTTTCTAACCGTGAAGTAGAAGTTTTACGTTATTTAAGTGATGGAAAAAAGAATCACGAGATTGCTGAAATTCTAGGTCTTAACGAAAAAACAATAAGTACGTATAAATTACGTCTTTTGACAAAATTAAATGTCACAAATTTAGTCGATTTGGTAAACAAAGCGAAAACACTAGAAATAGTTTAG